A stretch of DNA from Bactrocera neohumeralis isolate Rockhampton chromosome 6, APGP_CSIRO_Bneo_wtdbg2-racon-allhic-juicebox.fasta_v2, whole genome shotgun sequence:
TTTCAACATCTTTAGCCCCCTAAAAACCAATCTGCATGAGATCTGCCCAGAGCATTTCAAGAAATACAATATAATCAAATTCTTTGACGCTATCCGACTTAACAAACAAACACAGCATTTACAACTGATttatattgatctgaaattatTGTGAAgcgacaataaaaaataaataatttgaatatgcaagctaatgataaaaaatattaaaaataaaaagtttgcaaaagcaAAAGGAACAATACCAAAATCAcaagagaaaaaacaaaaacaaatcaagaagaaataaaacaagaaacacAAAGCCAAATCGCGCTCTTTGAGCTCTTTACAAAGTTAAAGAGTACATCTCTTTGCATTCAATTACGCTCCACActcgaaattatttttctgcCACTTTCAGATTACTCGCCTATGCATGTGTCGTGGATTCCTTATGCATGGTAGCTGCCGGAAACTTGGATGCATTTCACATCGAAGACATGTACCCATGGGATTGTGCTGCTGGTTATTTGCTTATACGCGAAGCCGGTGGCGTGGTAACACATCCCTATGGCGGACCATTTGAAATTATGAAACCAGATTTAATATGCGCTGGCACCGAGTCGTTGCGCAAAGATATGGAAGAGCTCATAAGGAAAGCCGATCAAGAGAAATCTGTGGGCGGCGAGGAgctataaagtttggttgaaaGTTGAAATTTGGGCTAGCAGGTTTCTTATTGTTATGTacttaaattttgtaatatcaaatttctttaaatatttttttttcttaatataattaaataaaaattgttgaataaaatgttacattttgaattatattaaattgttttgcattaatttatatttattaaaattagtagaaataaaaaatgtaaatagcaTAGAAAATTTACGCTACGGCAGCAATCAGCTGTTAGAGCGGAAGTGACAAAACGTCATGCGAATGGTGAACAAAAACAGACTAATCAATGACAGTTGTTAAGGCAAGACGGCTCTGATGAGTAGCgattttttatcaattatttatttctgtttttgtttgttgtatttttaatgtttattgtaTTTGAGAAAAGAATTAAAGTGCAGACGCTCTCACACTAATAAATTTCCCCGAACGCTGCTCCTCAAATTGAGTCTCTCCGCTTGGAGAGCCTAGTCAATGCGGTACTGCTTTGTAACATAAATACTCAGCAATCAGTTGGAAGCGATACATCGCTCGAAAAAGTCGCTGTGCGAAGAGCAAAtacctaaaaatatttcagaaacacggaaataaaaattataaaccaaAACGAATAGAAAATTAGTTCGTAAccctttttatattatttatataaactaaaaatgTCCGACAGCGTTGAAGCAGAAACAATACGTAACTACTATAATGTCGCCTTGGAATTGGTTATGAAAAGTGGCCCGGTCGCTTGTGAAGGTTATGCACAAGCTGATGCTAATTACAAAACGAAATCGGCATTCTATGATCTAGTAACTGTATATGATAAGAAGGTAGAGGATCTACTCATCGCAGGATTGCAGAAAGCATTCCCCGAAACGAAATTTATCGGTGAGGAAGGTACAGCGGAAAACAATAGTGAGCCGGTATTAACAGATGCACCCACATGGATCATTGATCCCATAGATGGCACTACCAATTTTATACGCCGTTTTCCGAATTGGTGCATATCGGTGGGTTTGGCCATTAATAAGGAGTTGGTGGTTGGTATAGTGTATATTCCAGTGGTGAATGAGATGTACTCAGCATATAAAGGACATGGTGCATATCTCAATGGAAAACCCATTAGCGTGAGCAAGTGTACGAAAGTGAGTAACATAAGTGAGGAGTATTATAGAGAGTAAAGAACTTGATATCAAGTTTTGTGAATTATCAGTAGATAAGAATAATTAGATATTATTAGCACTAGTACGTGTAAATAATTTGAGGATAATTTATTTCgaagttaagtttttttataaaaatattttttttgtttgatatttcaataactgaaattaattaataagtaacttttaatttaatttattaatttttctccaTTATTTTCCATCATTCCCAGATGAAAACTGGTATTTTTGGAACCGAACTGTCACTTATACAAAGACCAGCTATACGTGATAAGCACATGAAACGGGTGTGTACACTGACTGCCAATTCCATCGGGTAATGGAAtggaatatataattatttactttaaaaactttcaatccTTCCCTGCACATTTAGTTGCCGTGGCATTGGTAGCGCTGCTGCATCTCTCTGCTATGTGGCGCGCGGCAGCATTGATTGTTTCGCTGTTGAGGATCTACAGCCTTGGGATATAGCAGGCGGCGCGTTAATAATACGCGAAGCAGGAGGCGTAGTGTGCCATTCAAAAGGTGGCGAATTTTCGATTATGAAACCGGATTGCATCGCAGCAGCGACACCTGAACTGGCGCAAGATGTGATTGGTTTGATCAATGAAGCTGATCAAATAACAGAATATCAATTGTGAGATGATATAtgagaacttaaaaaaaatatcctaaaaattgtgatttgaaaaaaacaaaataaggtAAAAATAGTGGCTAATAAGTGATAAAGGTTAGAGGTTAGTTAAAGGTtggaaataaaatgaattgtggaattaatatcaaatatggaaaaacgaaattgtagaaaatttaaaatcagtattgatatgtattaaataaatggAATGAAGCTTGCGAAATTCGTACACAATGCAAAAATGTTCAATTTCGTGTTGAATACATGCATGCAAACATATCTatctgtttatatatatataaaaaaatgttgttgtaatatttacaaaaagttCTCAAGTTTCATTGTAAATATGTTGATATACTGTGCgaatttttccaattaaaaaatggaatacatatatataaatacagctGCGAGCAATGAAATAATACTGGACATACTTTAAATAcctaaatttttatacatatacatatatttcgaaTCACATAGGAAATTGAAATCAATTTTAGAATAACATTCTGTAATATGGAACGTACCTATTGCACTCAATTTGAAATTGAACAGATAGTGTTGCGATGTTTGTAATTCTCAACAAGGAAAATTGATTAGTAACCTTATATAAGcagcaaaacttaaaaaaaaagtgcagaAGGGTAATGATCTCCAATACAATAACTTTGGCGACTGAAATACTGTCAGGTATGTATGTCAAAACCCGACCAATAGTATCTGTTGCAGATATCCGGGACGAATTAATTCATATTGTGAAGATACTTGGACTGAAGAGCCGAAAATTATACTTTATGACGGGAAAGTGCCTCGAGAGTATATGGGGAAGCACAAAAGCTTTAAAACATAGTGGCTCCAGTATAATGCTATGTCCATGTTCTAGTTGAATAGttgtaactaaaaataaaagtcaTATTACCAAGTACTAAGTATAGATAGAGAGAGTACTTCAAGTATATCTGTCAACGATCATTTAAGATAACTTTTTCTATGCACTACTGCTTTAGCTCCACTTAATTTTCATGTGACATAAAGTTTTGACTAATAAAACGTATACTGTCTGTATGAactaaattctttttatttatagcTTTACATTTGCAATGCAACCAGAGCCATTGTTAACAATTGAAAAAGATTTAGTGTTGGTACACACTACTATTTCATTACTCGcagctgtacatacatatgtacatatatgtatattgtatgcatgtgtgttcgatctacttattatatatgcaggtagtttataattttattgcatattcTCATTCAGCTTCAGCTTAAGTCTCTATGCAAAttgctaaacaaataaaaaaccaagTTGCCCATATCTAATTCAGATTTATGGCAAAAAAGATAAGATAAAAAGACGATGAGAGCGCTAAGACAATGCATGTGAGTAATATTTATAGCCTGAACAGAGTGCATTAAGTtgaccacgaagtttgtaagacCCAGAAAAAAGCATCGGaaatcctataaaatataaattataaatgaacagcgtcacgagctgagtcgatttagccatgtcgcAGCCGTTCACAAGATAGTAGCGTCCACGGAATGgactcggatttttatccggccaaaaactgtcaactcggcataaTTCTGCGGCTACAACATTTAGCCATATCCACctatctgtatacatatatgcaaaccAGTTCCTTTGGGAGATATCGAATTTTGCACAAGTCCTCTTCTCCCCAAAGCGCTAATCATTTGTCAGAACctccaatatcggaccactatagcatatagctgacatacaaactgaacgatcgaaatcaaattcttgtatttagaactcttttatttgaaaagatacaCGAAGTTTAGCATGGATTATTTCGCAATGGGCAATGGTGCAATGTCTGAACAAAGTGTTCCGaccgaaccactataacatatagcttgcGTCCATACAAATTAGtgaacaaaatcaaattcttatacaaaatacctttttttatttgtaaagggtattatggcTGCGATGCAAAAGAATTTAACGTTTTtgatttcttgtttattttggttatgcattttattatttactaaaatttatttttgtgttaaagTGGTGTTTATAACtttaataacacaaaataaaaacttttgaccgaataaatgtagaaaaatgaaaaaaaaatataatacttaaatGCTTTGATATGGATGTACACAACAAAAATCTTctaccttatttatttttatgcaagTCACTTAAAGAGAACGTGATAAAACTTGCTCTCACACatttataaacacaaaaaaacaacacaaaattcAGTATCACtccatgaaaaaaaaattgcagccaGTAGTTAGTTTTCGCCACTGCTTTATGTGCCGATGTGCGCACAAcccatttttatcattttttcgtCGTTCTCGCGCTCTTCTAGTACGCTCATCTtaagttttaaaacaaataatcgCAAATTTATACGAAAATGCTGACGCTAAGTAGTCAGTTGTTGGCGATACATCAGTGTAAAGAGTTCTTGCTCAATAAGGGCACAGCGGGTGTAGTAGCTACAATACGAGCTGTAACAAACAGCAAGCCAAACGAGTATAGTGTAATAAGAAGACATACGCACGTCGCTACCGCCAACAATACTACGACGTTATTGTCCTTCAAAAATTACTTCCCATCAaagctacaacaaaaaataaacgacTACCCACTGGCCGCACGTTATAGTAAACGCACAATACAAACAAcgacaaaaatgtcaaatacaAGTGatgatataaaaatacataactaCTATAATGTTGCATTGGAAATTGTTATGAAATGTGGTCCACTACTACGTGAAGGTTACGGCGTTGCTGATGCagattataaacaaaaaacagctgcTTACGATTTAGTAACTGTATATGATAAAAAAGTAGAGGATATACTGGTTGATGGTTTGCAAACAGCTTTTCCAGAATCTAAATTTATCGGCGAAGAGAGTGCGTCGGAGAGCGGCAAACTACCTGAGTTGACTGATGCACCCACATGGATTATTGATCCCATAGATGGCACCACCAATTTCATACACCGCATACCACATTGGTGCATATCAGTGGGTTTGGCCATAAATCGGGAATTGGTGGTGGGTATTGTATATAATCCCATTGCAAATGAAATGTATTCGGCATGGAAGGGTCATGGCGCATATTTGAATGGTCAACGTATTCATGTGAGAAAATGTACCGAAGTGAGTATTATTCAATTGAATGTTCACAAATATGTATTTGGGTGTATAACGGAATTTAAACTGAAAATGTTAGTATAGATAATTTGTTATCTTTAAGGAGGTTTTCTTAACGTATTAGAAAACGATAAACTACGATTAACGAAAAcgacaaaaacataaacaaacaaaagccagtttgtatggcttttatatgctatagtagtccgattttattaggagattgtagcgttactCTGGGCAACAAACCAcaataaatttcgtgaagatgtctcgaaaataaaaaagtttccatataaagattatacaagaacttgataatCAATGCAAAACTGAAAACTATACATTTGACACTatgatttacaaaaaaattctaatattttactcactaatttacataaattattttaattaatcaaataattatttttttcaaactttttaaacTCGCAATCCTTTCATTGATATTCATGGGTATAAAAATGCCTTAAATCGTTTATTAAAGCAGAGCAGAGATGACAATGCTTGTGCTAATGCAATCCGTGTAAAGTTCGGTAATGCGATATGTTTAGAAAAGAACCCGAAAaacctttaatttttaatagtaacCGTTCAACATAAGCGCAGATTCTACGTTAATGTGCAAATAATTGTTTGCATTGTTTATATTTGCTCTCTggcgacatacatatgtatattaatatgcGATTTCGTTTCGTGATAGTAATAAATATCTTTATAACCTTTCTCTAGGTATaagcaaacaatttatttgcaataaGAAGATAAACGAACTAAAATGcactttagaaaaaatattttaatttttaaatattaatattattttttttctttcactatTTGTACATTTCAGATGAACGATGCAGTTCTAGCTTTTGAAGTTTCAATTATTCACGCCGCATCAGTTCGTGATAAGTATGTGAAGCGCCTCTCTAAACTCGCGGCTCATAGCGCAGGGTAtgcatataatttgtataattataaAGTAATTCACAAAAAATCGTTCACCTTTACAGCACACGTTGCATGGGCAGTGCCGCATTGACACTCTGCTACGTTGCAAGCGGCTGCTTTGATTGCTACCATGTTGAAGATTTAATGCCTTGGGATATAGCTGCTGGCGCAGTGATATTACGTGAAGCCGGTGGTTTGCTGTATCATAGCAAAGGAGGGgaatttaatattatgaaaCCCGATTTGACAGCCGCAACCTCGCCCGAACTAGTAAAAATCATGGTCGGTTTAATTGAAGAGGCTGATGCACTGACTTtcacatttaaataatttctttgttatAAAACTGGTTCTAATTTTTGCGAAACTTTTGTATAgagtgttttaaaaataaaaattataaaaagaactTACATTTGGCGGCATTCCATGTGTTTGATAACCCATTGGTGGCATATTCGGACCTTGAGGCGCCATTTGCATTCCCATATGCGGGcctgtaaaatatattatgcaattaaatgtacgaaaaaaatttattatatatgcaaatacGAACCCATGCTTTGATGATGCGGTGGCATGTGATGTCCTTGTGGTGGCGGTCCGGGTGGACCTGGCGGACCAGGTGGTCCTTGACCTGGTGGACCATTCATATGCGGTGGGGGCGCTCCTTGTACACCCGGTTGCTGTTGCGGTCCAGGTGGTCCGTGTGGTGGCGGTACGCCATGCGGTGGTGGGGCATGTGACATTGGCGGGCCACTACCCGGTGCACCACCACTGCCTGGCGGTGGTGGTCCATGCTGACCTGGAGGACCTTGCCCATGTGGTGGTGGTGGACCATGCTGACCTACACCATGTTGTCCTGGCGGCATTGCACCGTGTTGTTGATGTTGTGGTGGTCCATGCGGAGAGCCATGAGGTGGTGCATGCTGCATAGGATGTGTATATGGACCACCAGGATGACCAGGAGGAGGCGGGGGGCCGTGATGACCGCCGGGTGGAATTGGACCGTGTTGACTATGTGGTGGCGGTCCTTGCATATGCGGTTGTTGTGGCGGTCCATGTGGTGGACCTGATGGGCCTGCACCAGAAGGCCCTTGCTGCACTGGCGGCCCCTGCGACATTTGTTGATGTGGATAAGGACTGTGCGGCGAAGGTGAGGGGCTTTGTGCTGGTGGCGCCTGGGGAGGAGGCATTGGACTGTTAGCAGGCGAGGGTGATGTCATATTCACcctacaaatttaaataattttagcaCAGAAAACAGCAAAATAGGAGCCTCCCAGCGAAATAGTGTGAGGAATTAGGCAAGTATCTATACGAacacaaatgcaaaatttgttaTGTGAATCTACTTTTCAAACGTCCTTTTTGCTGcgaataatacaaattttacacATATATAAACACGTTTACGCGAATATGGATTCACAGTTTGCGTTTGAACATTTTTGTgtctattttttactttaaattagtAAGTTTTGCGACTTTTTAGATCACACAcacagtttttgttttgcaaagaCGACGCGACGAGAAATTTCAATGGCTGCCATGAAGTATATGTAAACGTCAAATTCATGTTGGTAATACTGCATACCGGCTGTCAAATATGTGGCGACGTTATCGAAagttgtaattataaaaatttaagtcaaatatttgattatatatatatatttacactaaaAGCATTATTATCattgttaataatatattaagaggTAAATGTTCAGCatagcggcttttccgaaaacatGCTCTATTAATAAACAGATATACTGATGAGTATAAAGGTAATTTTGCTAACCATATGATTTTACTTAAACATCAGAACgaaaagttttgtaattttcgTATTGCATTACCCAATTTACTGTAAAGCTTGTGTATGTGGAATCATTAGACTTGGCAAAAAagcgttattaaatttttaaagaaattatcgttataaaacgattttcataaaaatttaatgaaaaacgaTATCAAGAATTTAATTATGGGATAAtcgatttataaattttgcttCAACCCAAATACCATATCGATACATTATCAACAATCCCTACGAAGCAAGGCGCGAAATACCATACAGCACATTTGAAAGACTAATGAAGTCAGAATCTGCAAGGAAAATTTGCATTTGAGCGAATTTCAaggaatattttaataaaatgagtgGATTTTCAAGCAAAAGAAAGTTTCCGGAAAACggcaatgcaaacaaaaatggAAACACCGCCTCTGGAAAGCAACAAAAGAAATGGTTTGTTAATGGCGAAATTATGATTACAAACTGGtgatgtttttatgaaaaatttatatatttacttgtttTCATAATATTCTCACAAAGGAACGATGAGGAAGATGATGACTTTGATGGAATGGATTTTGATATGGGTGGAGAAGGGGGTGATGATAAAGATGTGCTACTAGGAGAAGGTCCGGAGAACCAACAAACCTCAGTGAAATGGTCTAGAGTTGATCCCCCCAATTTAGATCCTTCTGTTGACGAATTAACATTTCAACAAATAGATATAGAAAATTACTTGGGCGAACCTATGCCTGGAATGCCAGGTCCACAGATTGGACCGGTACCAATAATACGCATGTTTGGTATTACAATGGAAGGAAACTCGGTTTGTTGTCATGTGCATGGTTTCTGCCCTTATTTCTATATAGCAGCGCCACGTAGTTTCGAACGGAATCACTGCAATGCCTTGCGCGAAGCTTTGGACAAAAAGGTATTAGCAGATATGCGCAGCAACAAGAATAATGTACAAGAAGCTGTGTTAGAAGTACAGCTTGTGGAACGCCTTAATATTTACGGTTATCAAGGCGATGATAAGCAAcgctatataaaaataacagtaaCAGTGCCTAAATTGGTTGCAGCAGCAGTGCGATTACTTTCCAATCAAATAATATTGTCGGATTTCGATTTTCAAGACTGTCGTGCCTTTGAAAGCAATATTGACT
This window harbors:
- the LOC126761681 gene encoding uncharacterized protein LOC126761681, with amino-acid sequence MSDSVEAETIRNYYNVALELVMKSGPVACEGYAQADANYKTKSAFYDLVTVYDKKVEDLLIAGLQKAFPETKFIGEEGTAENNSEPVLTDAPTWIIDPIDGTTNFIRRFPNWCISVGLAINKELVVGIVYIPVVNEMYSAYKGHGAYLNGKPISVSKCTKMKTGIFGTELSLIQRPAIRDKHMKRVCTLTANSIGCRGIGSAAASLCYVARGSIDCFAVEDLQPWDIAGGALIIREAGGVVCHSKGGEFSIMKPDCIAAATPELAQDVIGLINEADQITEYQL
- the LOC126761674 gene encoding uncharacterized protein LOC126761674, with product MLTLSSQLLAIHQCKEFLLNKGTAGVVATIRAVTNSKPNEYSVIRRHTHVATANNTTTLLSFKNYFPSKLQQKINDYPLAARYSKRTIQTTTKMSNTSDDIKIHNYYNVALEIVMKCGPLLREGYGVADADYKQKTAAYDLVTVYDKKVEDILVDGLQTAFPESKFIGEESASESGKLPELTDAPTWIIDPIDGTTNFIHRIPHWCISVGLAINRELVVGIVYNPIANEMYSAWKGHGAYLNGQRIHVRKCTEMNDAVLAFEVSIIHAASVRDKYVKRLSKLAAHSAGTRCMGSAALTLCYVASGCFDCYHVEDLMPWDIAAGAVILREAGGLLYHSKGGEFNIMKPDLTAATSPELVKIMVGLIEEADALTFTFK